TCGCGCCGACGAGGGCGGCGCGAGCGAGGCGCTCCGTCCCCGACGCTGCTCTCGGCTCTCCGGCCCGAGCGGGAGACCGCACCGGATCGCAAGCGAGCTTGACAAATAGGCCTATCTCGGAGGGACCGATGTCCGAGCCCACGGAGGGAGCGCAGGGTTGAACTCTCGATGTTGTTCCGGCCTTCTCTGCTGCTCCGGCGGCGATCCGGGCCACCCGGGAGAGCCGCCGGTGTGGGGCGAGCGAGAGAGAGGAGCCCGCGGACAACCCCCTTTGGCGGCGGCATCTCTCGCGCTGTCCACGGATCGGGGCGCCCCTGGAATGATAGGGAGTTCAACCGAACTTCCGTCGCCCGGCGACGAGCCACCGTATTGACGAAGACCCTTTGCGTGCCTCACCTACTCGTGGGAGGCTCTGCGATGAGTGATCCGAAAAACGAAACCAATTCTCCGAAAGATCTGGACGTGACGGTGAAGGAGCTGCGCAACGCCATCAACGATTTGTCGGCCAGGCTGGACGACATGGCAATAGCGACTCCGGCCAGCTACAACTGCGGCTGCGGCGGCTGCGGCCACTGCGGCGGCTGCGGCTGCGGCGGATGCCGGTGCGGCTGCGGTGGATGCCGGTGCGGCGGGTGCAGGTGCGGCCACTGTAGCTAGCCCTGAGGCCGCCCGGGCCCAGCGATAGAGCTCTGGAGGGGGACGAGGAGCGCGAAGTTCGAGAAAGGCACCTTCCCGTCTTCCCCGGCTCACCACGACCGCACGACGTCGCGCGGTCGTGGTGAGCTTTCGAGTTTCTTCTCTCCTTCGCTTGTCGGGGCGCGACTCCCCGAGCAACAGAGTTGAACCTCTTTACCGAAGGTGCAGGGCGGCCGCTCGTCGAGGCGCCGCCGCGCTGCGCTTTCCTGGAGATCTCGCGTGGCTACTCAACTGCCCAGCTCAGCGACCACCGCTCCCTCGCTCGACGGGACCGTCCCGCCTGCGCCGGCCGAGGTGCGCGAGAAGCTCTCGCGATCGCGCGTCCTCGTGGTCGGGCTCGAACCGTGGGGCGCCATCGCGGCCACCGAGCTCGCGTGTCTGGGCGTAGGCGCGCTCCACGTCCTCGACGACAGGGAGGTCACGGCCGACGATCTCGGCCCCTTCGCGGAGGCGGATCTCGGGAAGGATCGCGCGCGCTCGCTCTCCACGGCGCTGTCGCGGCTCGCCCCCGGCTGCGCGGTCACGCCCGGGACGCTGCTCGCCGCCGCGGATCGCCCGATCGTCCAGGAGGACACCGGCTGGGACCTGATCCTCGCCTGCGTCCCTGGCGATGATCTCCTCGTCCTTCAGGGCGTCGCCCGCTTCGCTCACGCGGCGTCCGTCCCGTCGCTCAGCGCGCACCTCGAGGGGCTCGACGCGGTGATCGGACCGGCCGTCGTTCCGGGCGAGACCGCGTGCTGGGACTGCTGCCGCCTGCGGAGGCTCGCGATGAGCAACCAGCGAGAGGCGGATCACGCGCTCCACGCGTCGCTCCTCGCCGCGCGCCCGGAGCGCCGCGCGCGCACCTACCTCGCGCCGATGCCGGCGTTCCTGGGCCACGCCGTCGCGCTCGCGGCCCTCGATCTGCTGATGAACCGCGCCGCGTCGCGGCTCGCGGGCCGCTTCATGGTCCAGGGCCTGGTCGACCCGGAGGCGTCGCTCCACGCTTTCCTGCAGATGCCCTGGTGCGCGGTCTGCGGCGGCGCCGCCGAGGCCCTCCGCACCGGGAGCGCGCGTCGGGGCGGGGGCGCGCACCTGCGCGACGCACCCGACCCCGCGGCGCTCCGGCGGATGCTCGCCGGCGTCGTCGACGCGCGGGCGGGCATCGTCCACCGCCTCACGCTGGACGCGGCGAGCCCGGCGCTCGCCCCCGAGGCGTGCGTCACGGCCACGGCACTCCTCGGCGACTACACCGACGGCTCGCCGCACGCCCACCGCTCGCGCGAGCCGCAGGCCGGCATCGGAAAGGGCGTCACAGCCGTCGAGGCCCTGATCGGAGCGACCGGCGAGGCGGTCGAGCGCTACTCTGCCGAGCTCGTCGACCGAAAGCAGCTCCTTCGCTCCTCGGTCGCCGGAATGAAGGGCGACTTCATCGCACCGGAGCAGCTCTGTCTCTATAGCGAGGAGCAGTATGCAAAGCCCGGATTCCCGTACACGCGGGTCGATCCGGCCGCGCCCATCGACTGGGCCCTCGGGCGCTGGATGGACACGGGCGCGCCCGTGTTTGTGCCGGCGCTCCCGACCTACTACGGCTACTGCGGAGGACACGACGCGCACTTCTGCCAGGTGACCTCGAACGGGCTCGCGGCGGGCGCGACGCTCGAGGGCGCGGCGATGGGGGCCGCGCTCGAGCTCATCGAGCGCGACGCCTTCATGATCTCGTGGCTCGCTCGCCGGCCCGGGCGGCGGATCTTGCCCGATGACTCGCTCGACCCCGAGCTGCACGAGATCGCCCGGCAGATCGAGGAGCACGGCGCCCGGATCGAGCTGTATCTGCTCGACGCGGGCGTCTCGGTCCCCGTGGTGATGTGCGTCGGTTACGGCGACGGCAAGCGGTGGCCCGGCGCGGTGGTCTCGATCTCCGCCCACCTGAGCCCCCTCACCGCGATCCGGAAAGCCATCCTCGAGCAGGGCCAGATAGGCAATTACGCCTTCCGCCTGATGACGGGCGAACACGTCGCCATCCCCGAGCGGCCGGAGGACGTGCTCACGCTCGAGGATCACGCGGTCTACTACCTCCCCCCGAGCCGCGCCGCGGCCTTCGCCTTCCTCCGCGAAGGAGGCACGGTGACCGCCGCCGAGCTCGAGGAGCCCGAGGAGGTTTCGCTGCCCGAGCTCACCCGGCGTGTGCAGGCCGCGGGACTGCGCATCGCGATCGTGGACGTGACGTCGCCCGACCTCGCGGTGACCCCGTTCCGCGTCGCCCGGGCGCTCGGGCCCGCTTTCCAGCAGATCCATTTCGGCCACCAGCTCGCTCAGCTCGGTAATCCGCGTCTCCGTTCGATGACCCCCCACGGCATCAACCCTGACCCTCACCCGATGGCCTGAGAGAGGACACCATGGCAAGGAGCAAAGAGACGGACATTGCGCGGCTCTATCATCTCCAGTCCTCCCACGTGAGGTCGCGGCCGCTGGAGCCGCCGTTCGACGGGGATCTCCAGCCGCTCAACTTCCGCACCTACGTCGGCTCGGCGCGCACGCCGCTGCCCGGGCGCGATTTCGCGATCGACGCCCCGCTCGGCGCGGTGCTGGAGCAGCGGCGGTCGCAGCGCGAGTTCGCCCTCAGGCCGATGTCCATCGAGGCGCTCGGGCGGCTCCTCCACGCGAGCTACGGCGTCCGTGGCACGCGGAATGTCGAAGGGGCGTGGACCTGCGATCGCCCCGCGCCCTCGGCCGGCGGCCGGTATCCGCTCGAGATCTACGTCGCGACGCAGGCCGTCGAGGGGGTCCCGGACGGCCTGCACCACTACGACCCCCGTGCGCACGAGCTCGAGCTCCGCCGGGAAGGCCTCGCGCACCCCACGCTCGTGGATCTCACGGCGGGTCAGGACATGATCCTGAACACCAATGTCGTGGTCATCATCACGGCAGTGCCGTTCCGCACGATGTGGAAATACGGCCAGCGCGGATATCGCTTCCTGTGGCTGGACGCCGGGCACCTGGGCCAGAACCTCTATCTCGTCGCGACGGCCATGGGCCTCGGCCCGGTGGCGATCGGCGGATTTTACGACGAGGAGCTCAAGGCCTTCCTGGCGCTCCCGGCCGAGGAAGACACGATGTACATCGTCTGCGTCGGTCAGCCCGCGCCGGCCGGGGGCCGGAAGGGGCCTTAGCGTGCCTGAACCAGAAGCGTCGGAGAGCACCATGCCCAGCATTCGACTCAGCCGCTCGGCCAGCATCACGCCCACCGACGTGGGCGTCATCCTCCGCTCCGATCTCGGCGCCTTCCAGCTCACCGGCCTGGACGTGAGCGCGTTCGTCGAGCGGATGGTGCCGCTGCTCGACGGGTCGCGCGACCGGGAGGCGCTCGTCGAGGCGCTCGCGGACTACTCGCGGCAGAGCGTGACGGCGTTCCTCGACCTGCTCGAGGCGCGCGGGCTGGTCGAGCCGGCGGCCGCAGAGGCGCCGTCCGGCGACGGGGAGCGCCTCCGCGGGCAGCGCGAGTTCCTCCGCAAGTGGTCGTCGGCCCCGGAGCAGGCTGCGCAGCGGATCGCGAGCGCGCGCGTGCTCGTGGTGGGCCTCGAGCCCTGGGGGGCCTCGGCCGCCATGGCGCTCGCGGGGGCGGGCGTCTCCGCGCTCCGCCTGATCGACGGCGGCGCCGTCGGCCCGCGCGACGTCGCGGTGGTCCGCGCGCGGGGGGCGGCGGCGCTCGGCGCGCCCCGCCGCAGCGCCGTGGCCGCGCTGATCCGTCAGCACGCGCCGCTCTGCCGGGTGGACGAGAGCGCCTCCGGCGCGCTGGAGGGGGACGACCTCCTCTCGCCGGAGGGGCTCCCTCACCTCCTCGTCGCGGCGGTGCGCAGCGACGACGCGGAGCTCCTGGAGCGCGTCGCGCGGTTCGGCCATCGCGCAGGGATCGCCTCGCTCTTCTCGCACCTCGCGGGGACGACGGCCGTCCTCGGGCCCCTCGTCTTCCCGGGGAGGACGGCGTGCCGGGTCTGCGCGGCGACCGAGGCGCTCAACCCCTCGCCCGCGGCGCGCTCCCTGGCCGAGCCCGCGCCGCACGCCGGCACGATGGGTCAGCTGCTCGGCCACCTCGTGGCAATGGAGGCCCTCAAGGTGCTCTCGGCGTACACGCCCTCCAGGCTCGGGGGCAGGTTCCTGATCCAGGACCTCGCGACGCTCGAGACATCGCACCATACGCTCGTGAGGCTGCCCTGGTGCAAGGTCTGCGGCGAGGGATGACGCGGGGCCGGAGGTGCTCTAGCCTGCGGCCGTGAAGAGGCCTCCCCTTCCAGCCGCCTCCCGCGTGGACGACGCGCTCGCCGCCGGCGTGCCCCGGCAGCCAGACCGCCGGGCGGCCCGCGACCGGACGGACGTCTCGCGCGCGCGGTCGACGCGATCGACGCCGCGCGCCCATGGCCCGGGCCTCGCGCCATGATCGGTCGAACCCTCGACGACCGCTACACGATGATCCGGCTGCTCGGCCAGGGCGGGATGGGGGCCGTCTACGAGGCCCGGCACGCGGGCACCGGCCGCCGCGTCGCGGTGAAGGTCATCCTCGGCCAGGCCGCGGACGACGAGCTCGTCCGCCGCTTCCAGCGCGAGGCGCGCGCGGTCGGCGCGGTCGAGTCGGAGCACATCGCGCAGGTGTTCGACACCGGGCGCGACCGCGAGACCGGCGCGCCGTACATCGCGATGGAGTTCCTCGAGGGCGAGGACGTGCAGGCCCTCATCGAGCGGCTCGGCCCGCTCCCGGTCGATCTCGCGCTCCGCATCGGGCTGCAGGCGTCCCTCGGCCTCGAGCGCGCGCACGAGGCCGGCATCGTCCACCGCGACATCAAGCCGGCGAACCTGTTCCTCGCGAGGAAGCAGGGCGGCCAGCGCGTGATCAAGGTGCTCGACTTCGGCGTCGCCAAGGTGACGGACAACAGCCTCGGCAACGGCGGGATGACGAAGAGCGGCGCGCTCCTCGGCTCTCCCCTCTACATGTCGCCCGAGCAGGCGCGCGGCAGCGGCGCCATCGACGCGCGCTCGGACGTCTGGTCGCTCGGCATCAGCCTGTACCACGCCCTCTCGGGGCATCGGCCCAACGAGCACCTGACCGGCCTCGGAGAGCTCGTCCTGGCCATCTGCACGACCCCGGTGCGCTGGATCCAGGAGATCGCGCCCTGGGTGCCGCCGGAGGTCGCCCACGTGGTGCACCGGGCGCTGGTCATCGATCCGGCGGGCCGCACCGCGAGCGCCGGCGAGCTCGCGGCGACGCTGCGCGCGTTCCTGCCGGGCGGCGAGGCGATCGTCGAGGCGATGCTCGTGCCGCTCGACGCCGCCACGCGCGCCTCGCGCGCGTCGTTCGGCGCCATCTCGGCCCCCCCGCACGGGTCGAGCGCTCCGTTCGGCGCTGCGCTGACCCCGCCGCGCACGTCGAGCCCGTCGTTCGGCGCCGCCTTGACCCCGCCGCACGCGTCGAACCCGCCGTTCGGCGCCGCCTTGACGCCGCCGCGCGCGTCGGCCGCGCCATTCGACGCCGCCTTGACCCCGCCGCGCGCGTCGGCCGCGCCGCCCGACGCGGCGGGGCGCCCGTCGGGCGGGCAATCCGGACCGTATGCGCTGTCGGCCACGGCGCCCGCCACGAGCGTGCGGCTGTCGAACCGCCCCGAGCGTCCGGCGTCGCGCCCGCCCGTCGCCCTGATCGCCGGCGGCGTGCTGGCCGCTGCGCTCGCGGGCGGGGCGGGTGTCTACCTCGCGGTGCGCAGCGCGCCGCCGGCCACGCCCGCGCCCTCGGCCGAACCGGCGCCGCCTGCGCGCACCGAAGCCGAGCCGCCGCCCCCGTCCGCCGGCGTCGAGGCCAGGCCAACGCCGACGCCGACGCCGTCCGCCAGCGCCGAGCCGCCGCCCGCCGACGCGCCCGTGGATCCGCCGGCAGCGGCCTCGTCGACGCCCGCGGCGCTGCCCTCTGCTGCGGCGACCTCGCGCGCCGCCGCGTCGGCGACCGTCGTCGCTCGCCCGCCCACGCCGAGGCCGTCTGCGCCCAGGCCGCCGCCCACCAGGCCCCCGAGGAATGACGATGACGAGACATCGAGGAAATAGCCGCGTCACGTGGTGCGTCGCCGCGCTCCTGTCGCTCTCCGCGGGCGTCGTGCGCGCGGAGCCGTCGGCAGACCAGGCGGCCGCGGCGGAGGCGCTCTTCCGCGAGGGTCGCGATCTCGTCGCGCAGGGCAAGCTCGCCGAGGCGTGCCCCAAGTTCGCGGCGAGCCAGCGGCTGGACCCGGGCTACGGCACCCAGTGGAACCTGGCGGACTGCCTCGAGCGGGTCGGCCGCACCGCGAGCGCCTGGGCGGCGTTCCGCGAGGCGGCGGACATGGCGAGCCGGGCCGGCCAGGCGGACCGCGAGGCGAAGGCGACCCGCCGCGCGGCCGATCTGGAGAAGAAGCTCGAGCGCCTCGCCATCACGGTGACCACGCCGGCGGACGGGCTCGTCGTGAGGCGCAACGGCGCGGTCCTCGACGCCGGCGCGTGGGGCGCGCCGCTCCCTGTCGATCCGGGCAAGCACCGCGTCGAGGCGACCGCGCCCGGCAAGAAGCCGTTCTCGGTCGAGGCGCAGACCGCCGGCCCCGGTCAGGTCGTCACCGTGGAGGTCCCGCCCCTCGAGGACGACCCCGCGGCGACCGCAGCGGCCCCGCCGCCGCCCGGCGAAGCGCCCGGGTCGCCCGCTGCGCCGCTCCGGCCGGGCGCGGGCGGCGACGGAGATGGCGGGGCGGGCACCCGCCGCACCCTCTCCTTCGTGGCAGGCGGCGTCGGCGTCGCCGGCGTCGTGACCGGCTCGATCTTCGGGCTCCTCGCCAGCTCGCGGTGGAACCGGGCCCAGGACGAGCACTGCCGGACCGAGACGCTCTGCGACGCCCGCGGCGTGGCGCTGGTCGAAGACGCCAAGAGCGCCGCGAAGCTGTCCACCGCCGGCTTCATCGTCGGCGGGGTCGGGCTCGCGGCCGGCGTCGCGCTGTTCGTGACGTCGCTCGGCGACACGGAGCCCGCGGCGGCGCGGATCGTGGTCGCGCCTGCCGTCGGTACGACCGGCGGCGGGCTGGCGATCCACGGCCGCTTCTGACGCACAGCCCTGCGGCTGCCGCCACGGCGCGCCGCGGCGGCGGCCGGCCCCGCTGCAGGCCAGCCGCCGTGACCGCCACCGTGCCCGGGAGAGCGCGACGCGCCGCTCCCGGGCGAGCGCGCCTCACTCGTCGATCACGAACTCCACGCGGCGGTTCTTCGCCAGGCTCGCCGGATCGGTGCCCTCGGCCACCGGCCTGTCCGACCCGAAGCCCTCGGCCGTGAGCCGACCCGGGCTGACGCCCTTCCGGATCAGGTACTTCCGGACCGTCTCGGCCCGCTGCTCGCTCAGCTCCTGGTTCAGCTCGGGCGTGCCGGTCTCGTCGGTGTGCCCCTCCACCCGCAACCGCTCGATCTCGGGGTTCGCCTTCATGACGAGCGCCACCTGATCGAGCGTCCTGTACGACTCCGGCTCGAGCTCGGCCGAACCGGTCCGGAAGCGGATGGTGTCGCGTATCACGAACTCACCCTGCTCGTACGCGACCCGCGGCTCGCCCTTGTCGGGGCAGCCGTCGTCGTCCTCGACGCCGTTGATCGTCTCTTTCTCGTCCGGGCACTCGTCGTCCGCGTTCGGCACGCCGTCGTGATCGTCGTCGGCGTCCTCCTCGGGGCAGCCGTCGCTGTCGTAATCGCCGTCGCGATCCTCCGCGACGTCGGGGCACTGGTCGCGCTCGTCGTCGACGCCGTCGTGGTCCCTGTCGTGCGAGGTCGGCGTGTACTTCACGCCCGCGAACACGCGGAAGATCGGCACGCCGTAGCCGGCCAGCGCGCCGATCCCCGGGCCCGCGGTGATCTCCCACTCCTCGCTCGGGTTGATCTTCACGTAGCCGAGCGCCTCGAGCGGCGTCTCCTCCTCGTTCAGGTCGTCCGCGGCGATGCCGATGCCGCCGTTCGCCTCGGCGCCGATCTCGACCTTCCCGTCGATGCCGCCGAAGCGGTAGCCGAGCGCCGCGGCGTACGTCAGCTCGCTCGCCGCCTCGACGTTCGCGTACGTCGTCCCCTCGCGGATCGCGACGCCCGCGTTGACGCCGAACCGGAGGCCGGGCGCGAACCGGTGGTCGAGCACGATGCGCGGCCAGAACACGACGTTGCGCGCGCCGCCCGCGAAATCGCCGGTGTGCGTCGGGACGCGCAGCTCGGCCACGAGGCCGAGGCCGATGGAGTCGCGGTCGTCGAGCAGGCGCAGCTTCGGCACGAGCCGGATGTCGCCGAGGCCCGCGAACGACGGAGAGCCCTCGCCCGACTGCGCGAGGAAGAACGGGACGTCGAGGCCGAGCGCGAACGGCTCGGCGATCGTGACCGACGCCATGAGATCGGCGCCCAGACGGCCGCTCACGATCTGGCTCCGCACCTCGCCGTCGCCCGTCGCGACGATCAGCGGGTTGCGCGCGTAGTTCAGGAACAGCCCGAACTCCCATGGATCGCCGGGCTCGCGGACGCCGGAGCCCTCCGTGACGACGAAGGCGTCGTGGGTGACGGCCGGCTTGAAGCGCTCGACGTCGATGTCCGTGCTCTGCGCCGACGCGGGCGTCGCGGCGGCGAGGACCGCGCAGGCAGCGCAGGCGGTGGCGGCGAGGATCGGTGCGCGCATGGATCTCCTCTTCATCGGCTTCATCGGCCGGCTCCGGGCCCGCGGCGCGGGCGCCTCCGCAACCGGAGCGCGAGCCCGCCGGCGGCGAGCAGCGACAGGGCTCCCCCTCCGTACGGCGCGGGCCCCACCGCGCAGGCGCAGGCGCCGCCCTGGACCGCATCACCCGGCAGGAGATCCGGTTCGCCCGGACCGCCCGCGCCGCTCGACGCCGCGCCGTCGACGCAGCGCCCGGTCGGCGCGCAGCGCAGGTCCGCGCCGCACTCGGACGAGGCCGGCGAGCACGGGCCGCACTGCCCGCCGACGCACACGAGATCGCCGCACGCGGCGTTCGACGTGCAGGTGTCCCCGGGCGTGGGGACGCACCGGTGGTCCGGGGAGCAGTCCTCGTCCGCGTCGCAGTCGACATCGTCGACGCACGACACCGGCAGGATGCAGTCGCCGTCCACGCAGATGCCCCCGCCGGCGCAGTCCGCGTCGCGCGTGCAGCCGGAGGGCGGGACGATCACGTCGGGCACGCGGTCGCCGTCCGCGTCGCCGGCGACGCACGGGGCCGAGATGCCGATGTCGAGATCGCCCGGCCCGAGCGCCGCCGCGTCGTTCACCGACCGGAAGTACAGGTTCGCCTCGCACGACACGCCGACGCCCAGGAGGAGATCGAGCGCGATGGATGCCTGCGCGTACCCCCGCGTCGCGTCGTTGATCAGCAGGGGGTCGACGTCCGTCCCTGCCTCGGTCGCGATCTGCGCGTCCGTCACGTCGACGGGCTCGTACTGCCCCGACGCCCCCGAGAAGGACCAGACCCCCGCGCGCGTGCCGTCGCCCTTCACGCCCAGCACGATCTCGTAGCCGCCCGGCGACTCGTCGTTCGTGAACCGTTCATCGATCCCCGCCGTCGCGGCCGTGCCGCCGGTCCCTCGGTTCCTGTCGGTGTCGATGAACACGAAGAGCGTCGCCTCCCCGCTGATCGAGGCCGTCTCCGACACATACCCGCGCACCCAGAACCGCCCATCGGCGGCGACCGCGTACGCGGAGCGGAAGTCGATCGATCGCTCCGGCGTGTCGAAGGTCGCCTCGCCGTCGCCCGCGACGTCCTCCTTGCCGTAAGGCCACCGGGGCTCCCCGGTCCTGTCGATCGCGACGATCTCGTCGAGCACCGGCGTCGTCCGCCCGCCCGTCCACGTCTGAGCGGACGAGCTCCTCGGAACGAGCGCGACGCCGAGCGCCGCGCCTACAGCCAGCGGCGCGACCCACGAGCGCCCCCGCGCGCACCCATCTCTGTGTTGTGCCATGGCGGGGAGCATCCTCGCACAGGTCGCTGCAACCCTTACAAATGAAAGGCGATTCGCGCCCAGAGTGCGCAAGGGTGCGCGCCTGCAATACCATGCATCCACACAATCGTCCTACCCACGCGCACGGGATAAGCCCTCACCGTCGATACCCTGTCGACGCGCTCACCTTCCTTGACGATTGAGCCGCTGATCATCGCTCCTCCCCGCGTACACGAGCGAAGCGCGGAGAGCACGGTGGAGGGCGATCGCGCGCGCAGGAGGCGCGGTCTCCACGCGCGGCGGCCCGGAGCGCCGAGCGACCGTGACGCGGGCGACCGAGCGCCCCTTCTTTTCATCACCGAGCGGTTCGCCGCGGCCTCAGCCGTGCGCAGCTGGCTTGGCCACGCGCCCGTGTTCTGTAACTGTCCCGCGGTCAGTTACGCGTCGCTGCGCCGCCGTGGGCTCGGGGGGTCCGAGCGCTGGCGCCTGGCCTCGCGAGGTGAATCCCTCTTCCGATCGAAGGAACCGCGATGCATTGCACACTCCAGAAACACCGCCCCGGAGCGTTCCGGGTGGCTTGCCTGCTGCTTGGGTCGCTCGCTGCCGCGTGCTCGGACGAGGGTCCGGCGCCGCTCCAGGGGAGCGCGTTCGACGTCGAGCGTTACGACCTCCAGGGCGAGTTCGACTGGGAGCGGAGCCGCCTCGTGGCGACGCTGGGCCTCACGCTGTCGCTCACCGGAGACGGCCCGAGGACGGTCGTCCTCGACAGCGCCGTCACCGAGGTGAAGGAGGTCCGGCGCAAGGGCGGCGGGGCGCTCCCGCACGCGCTCGATCCGCAGCGCCAGGAGCTCGCGATCGATCTCTCGAGCGAGCCCGAGGCGATGAGCGGCGCGCCCATCGCGCTCGAGATCGACTACGAGGCGCTCTCCGGCGACGCCCTCCGCGCGGTGCCGGCGCGGATGGGCGATCCGGTCGCCGTGCGCGCCGTCTACACGGTGTCGGAGCCGCTCGGCGCGTCGCGGTGGATGCCGTGCCACAACGCCCCCTCGGACCGGGCCATCTTCTCGATCGCCATGCGCGTCGACGGCAGCGAGGCGATGATCGCCAACGGCGATCTCGTCGGCGACGAAGACCTCGGGGCGCCCGGCCACCTCGTCCGGTACGAGACCGCCTACCCGCTGCCGACCTACCTCATGGCGTTCGCGATCAGCGACTTCGAGGTCGAGCGCGGGACGAAGGGCGATCTGCCCATCGCGGTCTGGCACCGCCGCGGGTTGCCGGGCGATCACGGCGGGATGGTGGACGAGCTCGCGCGCGCCATCGGCCGCTACGAGGAGCTGCTCGTGCCGTACCCCTTCGAGAAGTACGCGCTCGTGCTCCTGCCGGACTTCTCCGTGGGCGGGGTCGAGCACGCGAGCATCACCTTCCAGCGCGAGGAGCGGAGCACGCAGCCCGCGCTCTCCTCGGATCTCCTGCTCACGACGCACGAGCTCGCGCACCAGTGGTTCGGCGACCTCGTCACGGTGGAGACCTGGGACGACCTCTGGATCAAGGAGGGCATGGCGACGCTGCTCGAGCAGGAGGCCGTCCGCGTCTACACGGACGAGAGCGGCGCGGGGACGCTGAACGGCGACGAGCTCGGCCCGCATGACGGCGACGCCGTCCGCGATCCGTCGCTCGCGCCGGGCGAGAAGTACACGAGCGGCCCCTACGGCCGCGCCGCCTGGCTGCTCACCCAGATCCGCAGCCTCGCCGGCGAGGAGGCGTTCTGGTCGGCGCTCCGCGGGGTGCTCGAGGAGCGCCGGTTCGGGACCATCGGCACGGACGATTTCCTCGACGCCTTCGCGCCGGCGCTCGGCCCGGAGGCGGCTGCGCGCGCGCGGCGCGCGGTCGTCGCCAAGGCGCTCCCGTGGCTCACGGTCGACCCCGCGCCCTCCGGCGGGGCGTTCGTGACGGTGCACGATCCGGAGGGCGCGCTCGTCGCCCCGCTGGAGCTCGCGTGGGTGGCCGGCGACGGCCCGACCCGCGTGCAGACGCTCACGCCCGGCGAGCGCGTCGAGGTCGCGCCCGCGCGCCCGGGCGAGCTCCTCGTCGTCGATCCGCAGGACCGCCACCCCGAGTGGGCCTTCCTGAGCACCGAGCACGATCTCGAGGCCTACGCCGCGACGCTCGCCCCGCGCCGCGTCCCCGCGGACCCCGAGGGCGTCTCGTGCTTCCTCGACGTGGGCGGCGCGCACCAGCTCGCCGCGCTCCAGGACGGCTTGCCGAAGGGGCTCGCGCCCGAGGAGCTCGAGGCGTTCGTCGAAGGCCTCGACGGCGAGCGGCCCGGGCGGTCTCGCTCGCCGCGGCGTGCGACGCCGCGTGCGCGGCGGGCCTCGACGCCGACGTCCGCGGCGCGTGGTCGAGCGTGCTCACCGGCATCTTCGCTGGAGCGCCGTACAGCTACGGCCTCGACTACGTCGCAAGCTACGCGTCGTGCAGCGCCGTCGTGTCCCCTGAAGAGCTGTTCGCCGAGGACTG
The DNA window shown above is from Sorangium aterium and carries:
- a CDS encoding protein kinase domain-containing protein; this encodes MIGRTLDDRYTMIRLLGQGGMGAVYEARHAGTGRRVAVKVILGQAADDELVRRFQREARAVGAVESEHIAQVFDTGRDRETGAPYIAMEFLEGEDVQALIERLGPLPVDLALRIGLQASLGLERAHEAGIVHRDIKPANLFLARKQGGQRVIKVLDFGVAKVTDNSLGNGGMTKSGALLGSPLYMSPEQARGSGAIDARSDVWSLGISLYHALSGHRPNEHLTGLGELVLAICTTPVRWIQEIAPWVPPEVAHVVHRALVIDPAGRTASAGELAATLRAFLPGGEAIVEAMLVPLDAATRASRASFGAISAPPHGSSAPFGAALTPPRTSSPSFGAALTPPHASNPPFGAALTPPRASAAPFDAALTPPRASAAPPDAAGRPSGGQSGPYALSATAPATSVRLSNRPERPASRPPVALIAGGVLAAALAGGAGVYLAVRSAPPATPAPSAEPAPPARTEAEPPPPSAGVEARPTPTPTPSASAEPPPADAPVDPPAAASSTPAALPSAAATSRAAASATVVARPPTPRPSAPRPPPTRPPRNDDDETSRK
- a CDS encoding TOMM precursor leader peptide-binding protein: MPSIRLSRSASITPTDVGVILRSDLGAFQLTGLDVSAFVERMVPLLDGSRDREALVEALADYSRQSVTAFLDLLEARGLVEPAAAEAPSGDGERLRGQREFLRKWSSAPEQAAQRIASARVLVVGLEPWGASAAMALAGAGVSALRLIDGGAVGPRDVAVVRARGAAALGAPRRSAVAALIRQHAPLCRVDESASGALEGDDLLSPEGLPHLLVAAVRSDDAELLERVARFGHRAGIASLFSHLAGTTAVLGPLVFPGRTACRVCAATEALNPSPAARSLAEPAPHAGTMGQLLGHLVAMEALKVLSAYTPSRLGGRFLIQDLATLETSHHTLVRLPWCKVCGEG
- a CDS encoding OmpA family protein; this translates as MRAPILAATACAACAVLAAATPASAQSTDIDVERFKPAVTHDAFVVTEGSGVREPGDPWEFGLFLNYARNPLIVATGDGEVRSQIVSGRLGADLMASVTIAEPFALGLDVPFFLAQSGEGSPSFAGLGDIRLVPKLRLLDDRDSIGLGLVAELRVPTHTGDFAGGARNVVFWPRIVLDHRFAPGLRFGVNAGVAIREGTTYANVEAASELTYAAALGYRFGGIDGKVEIGAEANGGIGIAADDLNEEETPLEALGYVKINPSEEWEITAGPGIGALAGYGVPIFRVFAGVKYTPTSHDRDHDGVDDERDQCPDVAEDRDGDYDSDGCPEEDADDDHDGVPNADDECPDEKETINGVEDDDGCPDKGEPRVAYEQGEFVIRDTIRFRTGSAELEPESYRTLDQVALVMKANPEIERLRVEGHTDETGTPELNQELSEQRAETVRKYLIRKGVSPGRLTAEGFGSDRPVAEGTDPASLAKNRRVEFVIDE
- a CDS encoding SagB/ThcOx family dehydrogenase; protein product: MARSKETDIARLYHLQSSHVRSRPLEPPFDGDLQPLNFRTYVGSARTPLPGRDFAIDAPLGAVLEQRRSQREFALRPMSIEALGRLLHASYGVRGTRNVEGAWTCDRPAPSAGGRYPLEIYVATQAVEGVPDGLHHYDPRAHELELRREGLAHPTLVDLTAGQDMILNTNVVVIITAVPFRTMWKYGQRGYRFLWLDAGHLGQNLYLVATAMGLGPVAIGGFYDEELKAFLALPAEEDTMYIVCVGQPAPAGGRKGP
- a CDS encoding TOMM precursor leader peptide-binding protein encodes the protein MATQLPSSATTAPSLDGTVPPAPAEVREKLSRSRVLVVGLEPWGAIAATELACLGVGALHVLDDREVTADDLGPFAEADLGKDRARSLSTALSRLAPGCAVTPGTLLAAADRPIVQEDTGWDLILACVPGDDLLVLQGVARFAHAASVPSLSAHLEGLDAVIGPAVVPGETACWDCCRLRRLAMSNQREADHALHASLLAARPERRARTYLAPMPAFLGHAVALAALDLLMNRAASRLAGRFMVQGLVDPEASLHAFLQMPWCAVCGGAAEALRTGSARRGGGAHLRDAPDPAALRRMLAGVVDARAGIVHRLTLDAASPALAPEACVTATALLGDYTDGSPHAHRSREPQAGIGKGVTAVEALIGATGEAVERYSAELVDRKQLLRSSVAGMKGDFIAPEQLCLYSEEQYAKPGFPYTRVDPAAPIDWALGRWMDTGAPVFVPALPTYYGYCGGHDAHFCQVTSNGLAAGATLEGAAMGAALELIERDAFMISWLARRPGRRILPDDSLDPELHEIARQIEEHGARIELYLLDAGVSVPVVMCVGYGDGKRWPGAVVSISAHLSPLTAIRKAILEQGQIGNYAFRLMTGEHVAIPERPEDVLTLEDHAVYYLPPSRAAAFAFLREGGTVTAAELEEPEEVSLPELTRRVQAAGLRIAIVDVTSPDLAVTPFRVARALGPAFQQIHFGHQLAQLGNPRLRSMTPHGINPDPHPMA